AACTAGATAAACAACTCTGATTTTTCAGACTTTTTAAAAGGAAATCAATGTAGTAACTAGCAAATATTGCCAGTGACCTTTTAAATGAATGGTTTAGTACTTTTATTATCATTTTGATAATTTGACCTATCATAGTTTTTCTCGTAAAGCCTGTCCTGATGAACGCAGGCAAAAATCCTTAGAATTAGCTTATTTCTTATAGCGTTCAAAACAGCCATTTTTGGCTTCCCGTCAACCTCAGTTTTCCTAATGTAATAATCTCTCAGTTCTGATTTTGTAGATATGCTGGACATCGCAATGATGTGGAGAATTGCTTTAGCTCTTTTGTTAGCAAGATGAGACACCATTGATTTCCCTTTGACTATCCCTGACTCTTTTTTAAAGGGTGCAATTCCAGCGTAAGAAGCATACTTTTTAGGGTCAGTTATATCTTTGAACTCATTAGTGGTAACAATCATCAGTAACGCAGTAACCGGGCCTACATTTGGAATAGAAGTTATAATATCGTATAGGCGACTTATCCGATGATCTCCTTTAACAGTGTTAATTATTAATGCGTCTATGGATTCAATATCTTTTTTAAGAGACTGCATAGTACCATAGCAAAGGAGATCATGTTTATCAGATAACTCCGGCCTTAAAAAGGCCTTCAATTCTTTTAATGGCATTTTCATCGCATTGCTCATACCTATCAGCCGAGATCGTAAGGTTGATAGATGGTGCAAATCTTCTATGACTTGTCTGCGTGGTTGCCATAGTGTTAAGTCCTCCTTGCATTTAAACAAGTAAGTTGCTATGCGTATCGCATCAAGTTTGTCATATTTACCTCTGGTCTTTCCTAAAGAATTTCTAATCTCTAGAGCATCTTCAAGTACTACATTAGCTTTAGCTTTTTTCAAAACTGTTAATAGGTGCGAAGTGTAAATTCCAGTATGCTCTATTCCGAAAACGGTTTTCTTCAATGCGAAGCCTGAAACAGTTTGTAATTCAGAAAGAAGTGCCTGAACACTATCAACTGTATTAGCAATTTCTTTGTGATATAGAATCTTCTGACTTCTTAGTATGGCAAAATCGAGCTTATTGCGTGACACATCTATGCCAACATAAAACATAAATTTTCCCATAACTTACATCTGTCAGATCCAAAAAAGGGGAAGCAGGTCTAGATTAAAATTAGATCTTTTTACAGGCTTGATTACCTAGCACAGCTATTAATTCGCTTAATCGTAGAAGTTAATTTAAGAACTGTAAACACCTATTTCTCATCTTAGGTCTTAATTCCTAGATCGCCTAATAAGTCATCTCTAGTTCTCATATTAACAGCTATAACCTGCGTTCCTTAATACTAAGATAAAACTTAAAGCATCGATCTCCTATTAATTGATCTCTGTTCTATTAACGTTTGTAAAAAGCCCATCAGGGCTTTAACTCAAACTTGTTCATAACTTACTGCTAGAATATAATCAGCAGCTCTTTGAGCTTGTGCCGCAGCTTTGATAACAAGGGTTTTGTCATTCTTTAAAGCTTTAAGCCAACTTTCAATGTAGGCTGCACTATTGTCGATAGTCACTTGATCAATGCCGGTTACTGCACTCAGGAATGCAGCAGTCATTTCAGCTGTAAGTTCTTCCTTTGCATAAGCAGCACTACCAAAGCCATCACTGCTTAACAGTTCTTTTCTGTTCAATCTGCTTTCATGGCCAGTGCTGTGCGCTAGTTCATGAAAGAGCGTGCTATAATAAGCCTCGCTCGATT
The genomic region above belongs to Mucilaginibacter terrenus and contains:
- a CDS encoding IS110 family transposase; this translates as MGKFMFYVGIDVSRNKLDFAILRSQKILYHKEIANTVDSVQALLSELQTVSGFALKKTVFGIEHTGIYTSHLLTVLKKAKANVVLEDALEIRNSLGKTRGKYDKLDAIRIATYLFKCKEDLTLWQPRRQVIEDLHHLSTLRSRLIGMSNAMKMPLKELKAFLRPELSDKHDLLCYGTMQSLKKDIESIDALIINTVKGDHRISRLYDIITSIPNVGPVTALLMIVTTNEFKDITDPKKYASYAGIAPFKKESGIVKGKSMVSHLANKRAKAILHIIAMSSISTKSELRDYYIRKTEVDGKPKMAVLNAIRNKLILRIFACVHQDRLYEKNYDRSNYQNDNKSTKPFI